From Scatophagus argus isolate fScaArg1 chromosome 2, fScaArg1.pri, whole genome shotgun sequence, a single genomic window includes:
- the dctpp1 gene encoding glutamyl-tRNA(Gln) amidotransferase subunit B, mitochondrial yields MMATNGKDACGRKSDAPSVSLNGSNCVFANKSHSSLVNGAAAEASSHSKLQNGGAGRAERFTFSSEPTVEDIRRMQAEFTDERDWNQFHQPRNLLLAMVGEVGEVAELFQWRGEVAEGLPDWTDSERENLAHELSDVMIYLVELAEKCRIDLPQAVLRKMALNRQKYPASKVHGSAKKYTEYKD; encoded by the coding sequence ATGATGGCTACAAACGGAAAGGACGCCTGTGGAAGAAAAAGTGACGCGCCATCGGTGTCTTTAAATGGCAGCAATTGTGTTTTTGCTAACAAGTCTCACTCATCTTTGGTAAACGGGGCAGCAGCCGAGGCGTCGTCTCACTCCAAGCTGCAGAACGGAGGGGCCGGGCGGGCTGAGAGGTTCACCTTTAGCTCTGAGCCCACCGTTGAGGACATCAGGCGGATGCAAGCGGAGTTCACGGACGAGCGGGACTGGAACCAGTTCCACCAGCCCCGTAACCTGCTACTGGCTATGGTCGGGGAGGTGGGCGAGGTGGCCGAGCTCTTCCAGTGGCGGGGTGAGGTGGCCGAGGGCCTGCCGGACTGGACCGATTCGGAGCGTGAGAACCTGGCACACGAACTCAGCGACGTGATGATCTACCTGGTGGAGCTCGCCGAGAAGTGTCGCATCGACCTTCCCCAGGCGGTGCTTCGTAAAATGGCCTTAAACCGACAGAAATACCCCGCCAGCAAGGTGCACGGATCGGCCAAAAAGTACACTGAGTACAAGGACTGA